From one Cupriavidus sp. P-10 genomic stretch:
- a CDS encoding LysR family transcriptional regulator — MPIDIRALRYFVETARLHSFTQAASSLFVTQSTISKMVKQLEDEVGQPLLIREGKSVRLTDVGRVVYERGQEALGVVHRLTLEVADLSSLGRGQLTVGIPPMVNLFFSPAVSAFRQRYPNLQLTLDEHGGQVVEQLVASGELEVGATVLPGDSGLALEARQFGRYPIWAVGPRKAKWARGRTVTLGALGDEPLVMLTDDFSLTRKLNQAFLEARIEPRVVARSGHWDFLASMAAAGLGTTFLPQPLAERLQGQDTLAMARLTEPAMDWTMAHIWSPGRYLSHAARAWLAVCDEVLGEAEKR, encoded by the coding sequence ATGCCTATCGATATCCGCGCGCTGCGCTACTTCGTCGAGACCGCGCGCCTGCACAGCTTCACGCAGGCGGCGAGTTCACTGTTCGTCACCCAGTCGACCATCAGCAAGATGGTGAAGCAGCTTGAAGACGAGGTCGGCCAGCCGCTGCTGATCCGCGAAGGCAAGAGCGTGCGCCTGACCGACGTGGGGCGCGTGGTCTACGAGCGCGGTCAGGAAGCGCTCGGCGTGGTCCACCGGCTCACGCTGGAAGTGGCCGACCTGTCATCGCTGGGCCGCGGGCAGCTGACGGTGGGTATCCCGCCGATGGTCAACCTGTTTTTCTCGCCGGCGGTCAGCGCGTTCCGGCAACGCTATCCCAACCTGCAGCTGACACTGGACGAGCATGGCGGGCAGGTGGTCGAGCAACTGGTCGCCAGCGGCGAACTGGAGGTCGGCGCCACGGTGCTGCCCGGCGACAGCGGCCTGGCGCTTGAGGCACGGCAGTTTGGCCGCTACCCGATCTGGGCGGTCGGGCCGCGCAAGGCGAAGTGGGCACGCGGGCGTACCGTCACGCTGGGCGCGCTGGGCGACGAGCCGCTGGTGATGCTGACCGACGACTTCTCGCTGACGCGCAAGCTTAACCAGGCCTTCCTGGAAGCGCGCATCGAGCCACGCGTGGTGGCGCGCAGCGGCCACTGGGATTTCCTGGCGTCGATGGCGGCGGCGGGTCTGGGCACCACGTTCCTGCCGCAGCCGCTGGCCGAGCGCCTGCAGGGGCAGGACACGCTCGCCATGGCGCGCCTGACCGAGCCGGCAATGGACTGGACCATGGCGCATATCTGGTCGCCCGGACGCTACCTGTCGCACGCGGCACGCGCGTGGCTGGCGGTCTGCGACGAGGTACTGGGGGAAGCCGAAAAGCGCTAG